The Petrocella atlantisensis genome has a window encoding:
- the istA gene encoding IS21 family transposase, whose translation MKIDLELYEQIRHLHLHDGMSQRAISRKLDISRNTVSKYCNGEHVPWERKEYSSRSTTVVTDEVKDFILKCFEEDDTHSFKKQKHTATRIHQRLQDELGFTGSGSTIRRVVRELRNKTKEAFVPLEFDPGEAAQIDFGSAYAYIKGQRKKLKFFCMRLCFSGHFFVKAYYAENEECFLDAHISSFKFFGGVPKRTIFDNAKVAVSEGLGAYVTKETKRYCELKAHYQFAATYCNPRSGNEKGLVENLVGYVRRNAMVPMPKVDSLDELNATLESYCQGYIEHSIASRTGTVGENFSIEKRVLLPLPLYHYSPEKLLYPEVSAYSLITFQTNKYSVPTDYCGKEVCLKAGPSEIRVYHKNEMIANHERNYGKNHRTYDIGHYIKLLETKARAIFNAAPVRQYVPKDVLQMYASKHGGQKLLLAYLKESNGLKETPDITVIPTQLNLYDQLIQEVNS comes from the coding sequence GTGAAAATAGATTTGGAACTTTATGAACAAATTCGACATCTCCATTTACATGATGGAATGTCCCAAAGAGCAATTTCTAGAAAACTAGATATCTCAAGAAACACGGTTTCTAAGTACTGTAACGGTGAGCATGTTCCATGGGAACGCAAGGAATACTCATCAAGATCAACCACTGTTGTTACAGATGAAGTCAAAGATTTTATTCTTAAGTGTTTTGAAGAAGATGATACCCATTCCTTCAAAAAGCAAAAGCATACTGCCACAAGGATTCATCAACGACTACAAGACGAGCTTGGTTTTACTGGAAGTGGCTCAACCATTCGGCGTGTTGTTCGTGAACTTAGGAATAAGACTAAAGAAGCCTTTGTTCCTTTAGAATTTGACCCTGGCGAAGCTGCACAGATTGATTTTGGTAGTGCCTATGCCTACATCAAAGGGCAACGTAAGAAACTGAAATTCTTCTGCATGCGATTATGCTTCAGCGGCCACTTTTTTGTGAAGGCATACTATGCTGAAAATGAGGAATGCTTTCTAGACGCTCATATTTCATCATTCAAGTTCTTTGGTGGCGTGCCTAAGCGTACAATCTTTGATAATGCTAAGGTGGCTGTAAGCGAGGGTCTTGGTGCATACGTGACCAAAGAGACCAAACGCTACTGTGAGTTGAAAGCCCATTATCAGTTCGCTGCTACTTACTGTAATCCACGTAGTGGTAATGAGAAAGGTCTTGTTGAAAATCTTGTGGGCTACGTTAGGCGAAATGCTATGGTTCCAATGCCAAAAGTTGATTCACTAGACGAATTAAATGCCACCTTAGAAAGCTACTGTCAAGGATACATAGAGCATTCTATTGCTAGCAGAACCGGTACTGTAGGTGAAAACTTCAGCATTGAAAAACGTGTTTTACTGCCACTGCCTTTGTACCACTATAGCCCTGAAAAGCTTCTCTACCCTGAAGTCAGTGCATATTCACTTATAACTTTCCAGACGAATAAGTACTCTGTCCCAACGGATTATTGTGGGAAAGAAGTTTGCCTTAAGGCTGGACCAAGTGAGATTCGTGTTTACCATAAAAATGAAATGATTGCTAATCATGAACGCAACTATGGTAAGAATCATCGTACTTATGACATTGGTCACTATATTAAGTTGTTAGAAACAAAAGCACGAGCCATCTTTAATGCAGCACCAGTAAGACAATATGTTCCAAAGGATGTCCTACAGATGTATGCGAGTAAACATGGTGGTCAGAAACTTCTTTTAGCCTATTTAAAGGAATCTAACGGGTTAAAAGAAACGCCTGACATAACTGTCATCCCAACACAGCTAAATCTCTATGATCAGCTGATACAGGAGGTGAATAGTTAA
- a CDS encoding oxidoreductase produces the protein MSKKVVLVTGASSGIGFETALELKDNGFIVYGAARRTEKLKELENKGIKTLELDVTNDESMVTCVDQIIKNEGRIDILVNSAGYGSYGAIEDVPMEEARRQVEVNVFGLARMTQLVLPYMRKQHFGRIINISSVGGKVHTAFGGWYHATKFAVEGFSDCLRIEVEEFGIDVVLVEPGGIKTDWGIIAAENLKKSSSKGAYAKNALKVAESQKQIYSGNRLTDPKVIAHTITKAATVKKPKTRYLIGFAAKPIVILKRVLSDRMFDKIIKSV, from the coding sequence ATGAGTAAAAAAGTAGTGTTAGTAACAGGTGCAAGTAGTGGGATTGGATTTGAGACAGCATTAGAACTAAAAGATAATGGATTTATTGTATATGGTGCAGCAAGAAGAACAGAAAAGTTGAAAGAACTTGAAAATAAGGGTATTAAAACACTAGAACTTGATGTTACAAATGATGAATCGATGGTTACGTGTGTGGACCAAATAATAAAAAATGAAGGAAGAATTGATATATTGGTTAATAGCGCAGGATATGGTTCATATGGGGCAATAGAAGATGTTCCGATGGAAGAGGCAAGAAGACAAGTAGAAGTAAATGTGTTTGGTTTGGCGAGAATGACACAATTAGTATTACCATATATGAGAAAGCAGCATTTCGGAAGAATTATCAATATATCTTCAGTGGGTGGTAAAGTTCATACCGCATTTGGTGGATGGTATCATGCGACAAAATTTGCTGTTGAAGGTTTTAGTGATTGTTTAAGAATAGAGGTTGAAGAGTTTGGGATTGATGTTGTATTAGTTGAGCCAGGCGGAATTAAAACTGACTGGGGAATTATTGCTGCTGAGAATCTTAAAAAATCATCTTCAAAAGGTGCATATGCGAAAAATGCATTAAAGGTAGCTGAATCACAAAAACAAATATACAGTGGGAATAGACTTACAGATCCAAAAGTTATTGCTCATACAATTACAAAAGCAGCAACAGTTAAAAAACCTAAAACAAGATATTTAATTGGATTTGCTGCAAAACCAATTGTCATTTTAAAAAGAGTATTATCGGATAGAATGTTTGATAAAATAATAAAAAGTGTGTAA
- the istB gene encoding IS21-like element helper ATPase IstB — MLNNSTINKLNEMRLNAMADNYTNQLHDTSYDHLSFEERFGMIVDLEWSRRKNNKLARLMKKAGFRFYNACIEDVQYHEDRKLDRGQIIRLGSCNYIADHHNIIIMGASGNGKSYLSCAFGIAACRNYYTVRYVRLPELLDELTVARGEGIFQKVLNQYKKVNLLILDEWLLVPLRGNEARDLLELIESRHQINSTIFCSQFSPGGWHEKIGEGTLADAILDRIVHDSYKIFIDGKTSMRERYGIKE, encoded by the coding sequence ATGCTTAATAATTCAACCATCAATAAGTTAAATGAAATGCGTCTTAATGCTATGGCGGACAACTATACAAATCAACTTCATGATACATCTTATGATCATCTCTCCTTCGAAGAAAGATTTGGTATGATTGTTGATTTAGAGTGGTCGAGAAGAAAGAACAATAAACTAGCAAGACTTATGAAAAAGGCTGGATTTAGATTCTACAATGCCTGTATTGAGGACGTCCAGTACCATGAAGATAGAAAACTTGACCGTGGACAGATTATAAGATTAGGGTCGTGCAATTACATAGCAGATCACCACAACATTATTATCATGGGTGCTTCTGGAAACGGTAAATCTTATTTGAGCTGTGCCTTTGGTATAGCCGCCTGTCGAAACTACTATACCGTAAGATATGTAAGGTTACCTGAACTTCTTGACGAACTCACTGTTGCTCGTGGAGAAGGTATCTTTCAGAAGGTGCTTAATCAATACAAAAAAGTTAATCTTCTAATTCTAGACGAATGGTTACTTGTACCTCTTAGAGGTAATGAGGCAAGAGATTTGCTAGAACTAATTGAATCACGTCACCAAATAAATTCGACAATCTTTTGTTCACAATTCTCACCTGGTGGATGGCACGAGAAGATTGGTGAAGGCACCCTAGCAGACGCAATACTTGATCGTATCGTACATGACTCCTATAAAATATTCATTGATGGTAAAACTTCAATGAGGGAACGATATGGAATAAAAGAATAA
- the istB gene encoding IS21-like element helper ATPase IstB: MDSIVNQQIKLLSKAMKLSSFQSYEQVLRDSKENQQTYEEFLLQLLKVEAGNRKENKLIRLKRQAKFPFEKSLEEFELNRLQHIDSSTIFELASCEFVKKKENIILIGNPGTGKTHLSIALGLKACLNGFKVHFTTAASLATELVEAESEQRLGKFIRQLSRIDLLILDELSYLSFNKYQSELLFQVISERSERGSVVISTNLEFSKWEEFFPDTLLTNALIDRVTFNAHILNMNGDSYRLSKSLN; encoded by the coding sequence ATGGATTCTATCGTCAACCAACAAATAAAACTCTTATCTAAAGCAATGAAACTTTCTTCGTTTCAGTCCTACGAGCAAGTGCTTCGAGATAGCAAAGAAAACCAGCAAACATATGAGGAATTCTTACTACAACTACTAAAGGTTGAAGCAGGCAATCGTAAGGAAAATAAGTTGATTAGGTTAAAGCGCCAAGCTAAATTTCCTTTCGAAAAATCATTAGAGGAGTTTGAATTGAATCGGTTACAACATATAGATTCATCTACGATCTTTGAGTTAGCCAGTTGTGAGTTCGTCAAAAAGAAAGAAAATATCATTCTTATTGGGAATCCTGGTACAGGTAAAACACATTTGTCTATAGCGCTTGGTCTAAAGGCCTGTTTAAATGGCTTCAAAGTTCACTTTACAACTGCAGCCAGTCTAGCTACAGAATTAGTTGAAGCAGAATCAGAACAACGTTTGGGTAAGTTTATTCGTCAGCTATCAAGGATTGATTTATTAATCCTCGATGAGTTATCTTATCTATCATTTAATAAGTATCAGTCAGAACTATTGTTTCAGGTAATATCAGAGCGTTCTGAACGAGGAAGTGTTGTTATATCAACAAACCTCGAATTCTCAAAGTGGGAAGAATTCTTCCCAGATACATTGTTAACTAATGCTTTGATCGATAGAGTAACCTTTAATGCTCATATACTAAATATGAATGGTGATTCTTATCGATTAAGTAAGTCATTGAACTAA
- a CDS encoding MarR family winged helix-turn-helix transcriptional regulator, with translation MKNKDSIMDHISDNDILKLDNQLCFALYVSSREIIKKYKPLLDPLGLTYTGYITMLALWEKDNVTMKSLGEKLYLDSGTLTPLLKKLETKGLLVRERRSEDERNVYIALTKQGHELKKDTSIVPRQLISSSSFDEESTIELINLLHRYIASIDK, from the coding sequence ATGAAAAATAAAGATAGTATAATGGATCATATATCTGATAACGATATCTTAAAATTAGATAACCAATTGTGCTTTGCACTTTATGTATCATCAAGAGAAATAATAAAGAAGTATAAACCATTACTCGATCCATTGGGGTTAACATATACAGGTTATATTACAATGTTGGCTTTATGGGAAAAAGATAATGTCACAATGAAATCACTTGGAGAAAAATTATATCTTGATTCAGGAACACTAACACCTCTATTGAAGAAATTGGAAACAAAAGGATTACTCGTCAGAGAGCGTAGAAGTGAAGATGAGAGAAATGTATACATTGCATTAACCAAACAGGGTCATGAATTAAAAAAAGATACTTCTATAGTTCCAAGACAATTAATTAGTTCTTCAAGTTTTGATGAAGAATCTACTATAGAATTAATAAATCTACTGCATAGATACATCGCATCAATCGACAAATAA
- a CDS encoding TspO/MBR family protein, which produces MKLKTKSWINAILLVFTLIVNAMGAMGIINGLSQKEVSDMYPTLITPAPSTFSIWSVIYTFLIISIIVMILKNKDAYYEQAINEISFLFWSSCALNIVWIVSFSYNLIGLSTIFIFAFLIIMVLIVERIGKIQTKNHFLLPITFGLYSGWLFIATVVNIAAWLVKIEWGRFGISEEIWSSVILLVAIGLTLMVLLKTKNAIFPIPIAWAYFGIHNNLLALEGFQGKYNLLPNVALIGIVLLIGVSAIQFYKNKYMVMPKL; this is translated from the coding sequence ATGAAACTTAAAACAAAATCATGGATCAACGCAATTTTATTGGTGTTCACATTAATCGTAAATGCAATGGGTGCCATGGGAATCATAAACGGTCTTTCCCAAAAGGAAGTCTCCGATATGTATCCAACGTTAATCACACCAGCACCTTCAACTTTTAGCATTTGGAGCGTTATTTATACATTCTTAATCATTTCTATCATTGTGATGATTTTAAAGAATAAAGATGCCTACTATGAGCAAGCAATTAATGAAATCAGTTTTTTATTCTGGTCGTCATGTGCTTTAAATATAGTGTGGATTGTTAGTTTCTCATATAATTTAATCGGATTATCTACAATTTTCATATTTGCATTCTTGATCATCATGGTTTTAATCGTAGAGCGCATTGGGAAAATTCAGACGAAAAACCATTTTTTGTTACCGATTACTTTTGGATTGTATTCGGGATGGCTTTTTATAGCAACAGTTGTAAATATAGCAGCCTGGCTTGTAAAAATTGAATGGGGGAGATTTGGAATTTCTGAAGAAATATGGAGTTCTGTCATTCTTTTAGTTGCAATTGGGTTGACGCTCATGGTTTTACTAAAAACAAAAAATGCAATATTCCCTATTCCGATTGCTTGGGCATACTTTGGAATCCATAATAATTTATTAGCACTAGAAGGTTTCCAAGGAAAATACAATTTATTACCAAATGTTGCTTTAATAGGAATTGTCCTTTTGATTGGCGTATCAGCGATTCAATTCTATAAAAACAAATATATGGTTATGCCAAAGCTGTAG
- a CDS encoding DUF3796 domain-containing protein codes for MKKKNKFGYLSLLGLLGFLGFVTDHHLLFLFFGYFGYAFYFNVIADEMFKEHLLKASAISFFILLFVMMITIILVTITRNLEFAHWGLFLGFIIGNLTFAVFHAIYEIKESNGAKDENI; via the coding sequence ATGAAAAAGAAAAATAAATTTGGATATCTTAGTTTATTGGGGTTATTAGGTTTTTTAGGATTTGTTACAGATCATCATTTATTGTTTTTGTTCTTTGGATACTTTGGATATGCATTTTATTTTAATGTGATTGCAGATGAAATGTTCAAAGAGCATTTATTAAAAGCTTCAGCCATATCTTTCTTTATATTATTATTTGTCATGATGATTACAATCATATTAGTCACAATAACAAGAAATCTGGAGTTTGCCCACTGGGGTCTATTTTTAGGTTTTATTATAGGAAATCTGACCTTTGCAGTTTTTCATGCTATTTATGAAATCAAGGAAAGCAATGGTGCCAAAGATGAGAATATTTAA
- a CDS encoding helix-turn-helix domain-containing protein, which translates to MSKHFVLENSYKLLLESIGINAEWVFKKSEIPYKTAKKDGISISLEQFIKFMNTLDEVIDDKIIIEYTDIDRVMMFVPPLFAAMCAKDGINCFKTISKYKKLIGPFVLNVNTNNEKISMEFMFDNNNLEIPRFSIISEQVLITNIIRKATGLSIVPTKVASKYEYGHELEKFFGIKPEKCDSNLIEFSLKDAKEPFLTSNNIMWGYLEPELTKRIKELELDESFSAKVRSLLIELIPAGEDGINSVAKEMALSVRSLQRKLANENTTFIKQLNHTKKLLARNYLKDKNISNEEIAFLIGYSDENAFRRAFRNWTGTTPREYRDKYSDIYRA; encoded by the coding sequence GTGAGCAAACATTTTGTTCTAGAAAATTCATATAAACTATTGTTAGAATCTATTGGAATTAATGCAGAATGGGTATTTAAGAAATCAGAAATACCCTATAAAACTGCAAAAAAAGATGGGATTTCTATTTCGTTGGAACAATTTATTAAGTTTATGAATACATTAGATGAAGTTATAGATGACAAAATCATTATTGAGTATACCGATATAGATAGAGTGATGATGTTTGTTCCACCTTTATTTGCAGCTATGTGTGCAAAAGATGGCATTAATTGTTTCAAAACAATTTCAAAGTATAAGAAATTAATTGGACCATTTGTACTTAATGTAAATACGAATAATGAGAAAATTAGCATGGAATTCATGTTTGATAATAATAATTTGGAGATTCCTAGATTCTCAATCATTAGTGAACAGGTACTCATTACTAATATTATAAGAAAAGCTACAGGATTAAGTATTGTACCCACAAAAGTGGCGTCAAAATATGAATATGGACATGAGCTAGAAAAATTTTTTGGTATTAAACCAGAGAAATGTGATAGTAATCTAATAGAGTTTAGTTTGAAAGATGCTAAAGAGCCATTTTTAACAAGTAATAATATTATGTGGGGATATTTAGAACCTGAACTAACCAAAAGAATAAAAGAATTAGAATTAGATGAATCTTTTTCTGCTAAAGTAAGAAGTTTATTAATTGAATTAATACCTGCTGGGGAAGATGGTATTAATTCTGTAGCAAAAGAAATGGCACTAAGTGTAAGAAGTCTTCAGCGTAAATTGGCTAATGAAAATACTACGTTCATAAAGCAGCTTAATCATACAAAGAAATTATTAGCTAGAAACTATTTGAAAGACAAAAATATTTCTAATGAAGAGATTGCTTTTTTAATTGGTTATTCAGATGAAAATGCTTTTAGAAGAGCATTTAGAAATTGGACGGGTACGACACCTAGAGAATATAGGGATAAATATAGTGATATATATAGGGCTTAA
- a CDS encoding GFA family protein, with protein MKYLGSCLCGEVTFEIEGDFDNFYLCHCGRCRKDTGSAHAANLFSSTAKLRWLSGQEKAKNFNFHGEGHIKGFCTICGSALPNIQMDGNLLVVPAGSIDSNINVKPQGHIYYANKANWDTELENVPKFELLPNG; from the coding sequence ATGAAATATTTAGGATCATGCCTCTGTGGTGAAGTTACTTTCGAAATCGAAGGAGATTTTGATAATTTTTATCTTTGTCATTGTGGGCGATGTCGCAAAGATACAGGTTCAGCTCATGCAGCCAATCTATTTTCTTCTACAGCCAAGTTAAGATGGTTATCTGGTCAAGAAAAAGCCAAAAACTTTAATTTTCATGGAGAAGGGCACATAAAAGGTTTTTGTACTATTTGTGGATCAGCTTTGCCAAATATACAAATGGATGGAAACTTGCTGGTTGTTCCTGCAGGAAGTATTGACAGTAATATAAACGTTAAGCCGCAAGGGCATATCTATTATGCAAACAAAGCAAATTGGGATACTGAGCTTGAGAATGTGCCAAAATTTGAATTACTCCCAAATGGATGA
- a CDS encoding helix-turn-helix transcriptional regulator: MFKTNIKAYRAQFDMTQDDLAKTVGVRRETIGNLENGRYNPSLKLAMDIAKVFGCTVEDIFEFVSNG; the protein is encoded by the coding sequence ATATTTAAAACGAACATTAAGGCATATAGGGCGCAATTTGATATGACACAGGATGATCTAGCAAAGACTGTTGGTGTAAGGAGAGAGACTATAGGTAATTTGGAGAACGGAAGATATAATCCATCTTTGAAACTTGCCATGGATATTGCTAAGGTATTTGGCTGCACCGTAGAAGACATATTTGAATTTGTAAGCAATGGTTAA
- the istA gene encoding IS21 family transposase: MTNHKEILRLHSLGISGRGIAASLECSRNTVSNSLHKAQEHDLSWPLQKDLSNAELEKLYFPERIATSDRKAPDYEYIHKELAKSGVTLSLLWHEYNEECRINREIPFMYTQFCKMYRSYASKTKATMRIHNKPGEKLEVDWAGKTASIIDNTTGEIIKAYVFVASLPYSSYAYVEAFLSMEMESWITAHVNAFKYFGGVTKILVPDNLKTGVDSISWYTPIINKTYHEMAEHYETVVIPARVRKPKDKPTAEGTVGVISTWIIAAIRKQQFFTLYELNTVIKDKLEEFNQKPFQKKEGCRRSVFDSEEKHTLIPLPATQYELSTWKIATVQFNYHISVDKMHYSVPYEYIKNKVDVRVTKNIIEVFYKTHRIASHIRLHGRPGQYHTLPEHMPENHKQYNEWNADRFISWAKDIGPNTEVVIKAILSSRRLEQQTYRACMALLKSADKYSVIRLEAACAKALTYTPKPNYKSVQTILTTGADKIVEEPFIPSSDESSDYGFTRGAGYYGRDN; this comes from the coding sequence ATGACCAACCACAAAGAAATCCTAAGGCTTCATAGTCTTGGCATCAGCGGACGCGGAATTGCTGCCAGTCTTGAATGCTCAAGGAACACTGTATCTAACTCACTTCACAAGGCGCAGGAACATGATTTATCATGGCCCTTGCAAAAGGACTTATCCAATGCCGAGCTCGAAAAGCTCTACTTCCCTGAAAGGATTGCCACTTCTGATCGTAAAGCACCAGACTATGAATACATTCATAAAGAACTGGCAAAATCAGGTGTAACGCTTAGTCTTCTGTGGCATGAATACAATGAGGAATGTCGAATTAATCGAGAAATTCCTTTCATGTACACTCAGTTTTGTAAAATGTATCGTAGCTATGCCAGTAAGACAAAAGCAACGATGAGGATACACAACAAACCCGGCGAGAAGTTGGAAGTCGATTGGGCTGGCAAAACAGCCTCTATCATCGATAATACAACTGGTGAAATCATTAAAGCGTATGTGTTTGTAGCATCATTACCATATAGCTCATATGCCTATGTAGAGGCGTTTCTATCTATGGAAATGGAAAGCTGGATTACAGCACATGTCAATGCATTTAAGTATTTTGGTGGTGTCACTAAAATACTAGTTCCTGACAACCTTAAGACAGGTGTTGATAGCATTTCGTGGTATACACCAATTATTAATAAGACCTACCACGAGATGGCTGAACATTATGAAACAGTTGTCATTCCCGCCAGAGTCAGAAAACCAAAAGATAAGCCTACTGCTGAAGGTACTGTTGGCGTTATTTCTACCTGGATTATTGCTGCTATTAGAAAACAACAGTTCTTTACATTGTATGAACTTAACACAGTCATCAAAGATAAACTTGAAGAGTTCAATCAAAAGCCTTTTCAAAAGAAAGAGGGCTGCAGAAGAAGTGTCTTTGACTCTGAAGAGAAACATACACTTATACCTTTACCTGCAACCCAGTACGAGCTGTCTACCTGGAAAATAGCAACTGTACAGTTTAATTATCACATAAGTGTAGATAAAATGCATTACTCTGTTCCTTATGAATATATCAAAAATAAAGTAGATGTTCGAGTTACAAAAAACATTATTGAAGTCTTTTACAAAACCCATCGCATCGCTTCACATATAAGGTTACATGGTCGTCCGGGACAGTATCATACCCTGCCAGAACATATGCCCGAAAATCATAAGCAATACAATGAATGGAATGCTGATCGGTTTATTTCTTGGGCTAAAGACATTGGACCAAATACTGAAGTTGTGATTAAAGCGATATTATCATCAAGGCGTCTTGAGCAGCAAACCTATAGAGCGTGCATGGCGCTACTAAAATCAGCTGACAAATACTCGGTGATACGGTTAGAAGCTGCCTGTGCAAAAGCATTAACCTATACACCCAAGCCTAATTACAAAAGTGTTCAGACAATCCTTACAACAGGTGCTGACAAAATCGTCGAAGAACCATTTATCCCTTCCAGCGACGAATCCTCTGATTATGGATTCACTAGAGGTGCTGGCTACTATGGGAGGGATAACTAA
- a CDS encoding molybdenum cofactor biosynthesis protein MoaE has product MSRTNKNKSPSMDEWLKEVKSDRLALQEGMYLVHNGVVRQTPKMKVRNGLDDGSIVLGMDFFFDKDKVDTAIAKTYEMDGVFHVKIWLNEGYLEVGDDIMYILIGGDIRPHVIDALQFLVETIKTKCVVEIEQKG; this is encoded by the coding sequence ATGTCACGTACCAATAAAAATAAATCACCATCCATGGATGAGTGGCTAAAAGAAGTAAAATCAGATCGTTTAGCTTTACAAGAAGGAATGTATTTGGTTCATAATGGTGTTGTGCGACAAACACCCAAAATGAAGGTTCGAAATGGTCTGGATGATGGTTCGATTGTTCTTGGGATGGATTTTTTCTTTGATAAAGATAAAGTAGATACGGCGATCGCTAAAACCTATGAAATGGATGGCGTTTTCCATGTAAAAATATGGCTAAATGAAGGATATCTTGAGGTGGGCGACGATATTATGTATATCTTAATTGGTGGAGATATTAGACCTCATGTTATTGATGCGCTACAATTTTTAGTTGAAACCATAAAAACTAAATGTGTTGTTGAAATAGAACAAAAAGGATAA
- a CDS encoding histidine phosphatase family protein translates to MELILIRHGESEGNAKGHVYGHTDYPMTKKGMKQVPIIVNMINRYRINKVYASPLIRAKVVAEAIGLDRNISIILDDRLKEINFGKYEDMPREKVVELVGDKYNEIIGFFDHVALPGGEHQDDFLTRVNDFIDELLAGDDGTYVLAGHFGVIKAILNHLMGYDKKALRQFAIKPGAIIKLTINKDKVRMDELIQTFDSVDRISLL, encoded by the coding sequence ATGGAGTTAATCCTTATAAGACATGGTGAATCAGAAGGCAATGCAAAAGGACATGTATATGGGCATACAGATTATCCTATGACGAAGAAAGGCATGAAACAAGTTCCTATAATTGTCAACATGATAAACCGCTATAGAATAAATAAAGTATACGCAAGCCCTTTAATAAGAGCAAAAGTAGTGGCAGAAGCAATCGGTCTTGACCGCAATATTTCTATTATTTTAGACGATCGATTGAAAGAAATTAATTTTGGGAAGTATGAGGATATGCCACGAGAAAAAGTTGTTGAATTGGTAGGAGACAAATACAATGAGATCATTGGGTTTTTTGATCACGTTGCACTCCCTGGTGGAGAACATCAAGATGATTTTTTAACTCGAGTTAATGATTTTATTGATGAATTATTAGCTGGAGATGATGGAACCTATGTATTGGCAGGCCATTTCGGAGTGATTAAAGCTATACTTAATCATCTCATGGGTTATGATAAAAAAGCACTTCGGCAATTTGCTATAAAACCTGGAGCGATTATTAAACTTACGATAAATAAAGATAAAGTTAGAATGGATGAATTGATTCAGACTTTTGACTCAGTTGATAGAATCTCATTGCTTTAA
- a CDS encoding 3'-5' exonuclease: MVKIFMDLEMNPISKNFNIDRNLCRNEVIQIGAVALDDNSSFIGEYEQMVKPQFSIAVASKVFHLTGITSDMVRNGLSFEKAMNDFSNWCDRISGNNPYEIYAWSDNDLIQLQQEMLIKELTYFFDMQFMNVWTDFQYIFCNLLGINAVLSLDKAVQALDMNFTGSQHSALSDAMNTAKLYLMVQNKEAFDKVMQPIKEMMEPSEPIGTQLGSVFNLEMFDFNDN, from the coding sequence ATGGTAAAAATATTTATGGATTTGGAGATGAATCCAATCTCAAAAAATTTTAATATTGATAGAAATTTATGTAGAAATGAGGTCATCCAAATTGGAGCTGTTGCCTTAGATGACAATAGCAGTTTTATCGGTGAATACGAACAAATGGTTAAACCACAATTTAGTATTGCTGTAGCTTCAAAAGTATTTCACTTGACGGGTATAACAAGTGATATGGTTCGAAATGGCCTTTCTTTTGAAAAAGCGATGAATGATTTTTCGAACTGGTGTGACAGAATATCAGGTAATAATCCATATGAAATATACGCATGGAGTGATAATGATTTGATTCAGTTACAACAGGAAATGCTAATAAAAGAACTGACTTATTTTTTTGATATGCAGTTTATGAATGTATGGACTGACTTTCAGTATATTTTTTGCAACCTTCTAGGAATTAACGCAGTCTTATCCCTAGATAAAGCAGTTCAAGCTTTAGATATGAATTTTACCGGCAGTCAACATAGTGCTTTAAGCGACGCAATGAATACAGCAAAATTATACCTGATGGTTCAGAATAAAGAAGCGTTTGACAAAGTCATGCAACCTATAAAGGAAATGATGGAACCTAGTGAGCCAATTGGAACACAACTAGGAAGTGTTTTCAACCTAGAGATGTTTGATTTTAATGATAATTAG